A segment of the Terribacillus aidingensis genome:
GATGAATATAATTGATTATGTGATGTGAAGAATCTAGCTATTCCACTTTAATCTTTATTTCTTAGCTATCTATACAAAAATACATCATTTTAAATTATATTTAAAAAAACAAACAAAAGTATACATTGTTTGGGACTGACCTCCGTTTTTGAGACAGGGATCAAAACACCTTCAAACAGCCAATTGTCGATATCATATCGGTGATTGGTTGTTTAGTTTCGTTTGTTGAGTAGAACGTCTCAGACTTTAGTGAGGAATGAAATGATTCGATGTAGGCATTATCAGCGGGCGTTTCCTTGCAGGACATGCTCATGGTAATTCCTTTTGCTTTAACAGCCTCCTGATACTCATACGAATTATAGACAGAACCTTGATCACTATGTAATACACAGTTCTCTGGTAATAATGGTAGCTGAGCGAGTGTAACTAATACAAAAGCTGTATCCTGCTTTTCTCCAATTGTAGAAGCAATCACTTCGCCATTTTCAATACATTCTTCTTCCAACTGATAAGATGATCGTGAAATACTTAGATGAACACATGTTTCTTGCACTGTCATTGTACTTCCCAATACCTCTACCAGTTCGACTGCCGTTTCTCTATCAACTTCCTTTCCAATTCCTTGGACTTTTTTAAAACTTCGTTTTGTTGTCTTAAGAAGCGATTCTCTGCTTCTCTAATTCCGAAGAGTAAGTGGGCCCTTTCATGTACACATATTGCTTCCAACAGGCTGTTCGAAACGGTGTACTTTTCCTAATTTATATCATCTAATCCATGTATCAACCTGTGTCTTGTTCCTAAAAGTTCAGCTCATTCATAATTTCTTTTACAGGTAAGCCCGCCAATTTCATTTCTACTGCCTTTTGTTTAATCTCTACTGGATAACTCACTCTTGTCCCCATAGAAAAAACACCTCCAAGCCTTATTTCGGATAATAATAATCCGTTTTCAAGATTGAAGGTGTTTTAATTTGTCTCAGCTTATGGGGTCAGTTTAGTGGATGGTTCTTTTTTCAGGATTAGTAATGAGACATATTAAAAACCCATAGGAAAGAATGTTCCAAATAGTTTTATGATTACAAATTATTATGTGGAACTTAAAAGCTTTTAATAGTTGGAATGCTGTTTCAATTAGAAGCAAAAAAACTAATATAGTTAGAGTCGAAAAGGTTGTTACAAAAGAGTACGTTTTATATATAATTTATATTGTTGATTCAATAAATTCCAGTGTTTTTTCAATAATAATTTGCTGATCATAATCAAGGGTTGCAACGTGATAGCTGTTTCTTAATGGATATAATGTCTTTCTTTCTGACCCAATCTCATCATGGATAAGCTGTGCATTTACCGGTGGGACTACATGATCCTCATCTGAAACAAAAATCAGTGCGGGACAGGTAATCTTAGTAAGATCTCCTCTTACCTTCTCCATCAATTGCAGGATTTCTTTGACAGACTGAACCGGTGTTTTTTCATAAGCCAGCTCTTTCACTTCAGAATTTTTGATATCAGAACCGATAGCATCCAGGTACCTTACTCCTCTTAATTCATGCACGTTTTCCATCGATGGTACGGTTACTGCTGCATTGATTGGAATGATGGCATGGATATCCGGATAATTTTCCGCCATATATAATGCCAGAGTTCCTCCCATTGATAAGCCAGTAACAAAGATTGTATCACAACGTTCCTTTAGCCAGTGATAACCTTCTTCAATCGAAGCTATCCAATCTTTATACGTTGTTTGTTCCATATCTTCATAGTGTGTTCCATGGCCTTTCAGACGCGGTCCACATACCGTATAACCAGCTTGGGCATATGCCTCTCCCAAAGGACGCATACTCTGAGTAGATCCTGTAAAGCCATGGGATACGAGAATTCCTATACGGTTTCCCTCGAAGTGAAAAGGTTCCGCATCTTTTAGTACCGGATATTGATTTGACATCTGATCATTCCTATCTGATATAACTC
Coding sequences within it:
- a CDS encoding alpha/beta fold hydrolase, whose amino-acid sequence is MSNQYPVLKDAEPFHFEGNRIGILVSHGFTGSTQSMRPLGEAYAQAGYTVCGPRLKGHGTHYEDMEQTTYKDWIASIEEGYHWLKERCDTIFVTGLSMGGTLALYMAENYPDIHAIIPINAAVTVPSMENVHELRGVRYLDAIGSDIKNSEVKELAYEKTPVQSVKEILQLMEKVRGDLTKITCPALIFVSDEDHVVPPVNAQLIHDEIGSERKTLYPLRNSYHVATLDYDQQIIIEKTLEFIESTI